A window from Dioscorea cayenensis subsp. rotundata cultivar TDr96_F1 chromosome 10, TDr96_F1_v2_PseudoChromosome.rev07_lg8_w22 25.fasta, whole genome shotgun sequence encodes these proteins:
- the LOC120270590 gene encoding uncharacterized protein LOC120270590, which translates to MASPHGPLPIILLMACISFSPILANAANIIVANEDREVKTMKPMVVAEHNRWVPYNETRRRLGSFQICALCTCCGGPKGLCIPSPCCYAINCNIPNRPFGYCSFTPKTCNCFGCHL; encoded by the exons ATGGCTTCTCCTCATGGACCCCTTCCCATCATCCTCCTCATGGCTTGCATCTCCTTTTCACCAATCTTAGCCAATGCTGCCAATATCATT GTGGCTAATGAAGATAGGGAAGTGAAAACAATGAAGCCAATGGTGGTAGCAGAGCATAATAGATGGGTGCCCTACAATGAGACAAGGAGAAGGTTAGGGAGCTTCCAAATCTGTGCCCTTTGCACTTGTTGCGGGGGTCCTAAGGGCCTCTGTATTCCCTCACCATGTTGCTATGCCATCAACTGCAATATCCCCAACAGGCCCTTTGGCTACTGCTCTTTCACTCCCAAGACTTGCAACTGTTTTGGCTGTCATCTTtga
- the LOC120270989 gene encoding uncharacterized protein LOC120270989, with the protein MRRHVGGGVGGGVPARRLPLLTRAVDSVFAFVRVAEFEILFVLFFLVAFLIFKDLTSRPAYNQIFVKKPLDDDFWP; encoded by the exons ATGAGAAGACACGTCGGCGGAGGAGTTGGCGGTGGCGTTCCGGCGAGGCGGCTGCCACTGTTAACAAGGGCGGTAGACTCCGTATTCGCGTTTGTGCGGGTGGCTGAGTTTGAGATCCTCTTCGTTCTCTTCTTCTTGGTCGCTTTCCTCATCTTCAAAGACCTC aCATCACGACCAGCATATAACCAGATCTTTGTGAAGAAGCctcttgatgatgatttttggCCCTAG